The Guyparkeria halophila DNA window TGCGACCTTCGGCGCGTTGCCGGCGAACCCGGGCGATACGCTCCTTGAGCTGCTTGATGCGGCCACCAAGCAGGCGGCGGTCCATCTCGAGCTGGGTTTCACCCGGACCGCGCAGGCCGATCGAGCCACCGCGCTGGCGTTCGAGGTGAGTCCAGCCTCGCACCAGCCGGGTCGCGAGGTGGTTCAGCTGGGCCAGTTCGACCTGCAGCTTGCCCTCGTGCGAGCGGGCGCGCTGGGCAAAGATATCGAGGATCAGTCCGGTGCGATCCAGCACGCGACACTTGACCAGCCGCTCGAGGTTGCGCTCCTGAGAGGGCGAGAGCTGGGCGTTGACGATCACCAGTTCCGCCTCGTGAGCGGCGACCAACTCGGCCAGCTCCTCGGCCTTGCCCTTGCCGATAAACAGGCGCGGGTCGGGCGTCTGGCGGTTGACCGCGCTCTCGACAAGGATCTCGGCCCCGGCGGAGCGGGCCAGCTCGCGAAATTCGGACAGGTCCTCGTTGGAATCCACCGCCCGCTGCTCGACGTGCAGCAGCACGGCCCGTTCACCGCCCTGGTGGCGCTCGAAAAACTCCATCGGGCTTATTCGTCGCCCCCGCCGTCACGTCCCTCGCCCTTGGGCTCGGGGTCAATGTTCACCGGCCGAGTCGGCACGATCGTGCTGATCGCGTGCTTGTAGACCAGTTGGCTGACGTTGTTCTTGAGCAGCACGACGAAGTTGTCGAACGAGTCGATCTGCCCCTGCAGCTTGATGCCGTTGCGCAGGTAGATGGAGACCGGGATGTGCTCGCGACGCAGGGTGTTGAGAAACGGTTCTTGCAGTGACTGGCTTTTGGCCATGGTGATTCCTCTTGTTGGTTGTCCGGCCTCTCGGGCCGGTCGGCCGTTCTCGGCGGCCTGTGCCCCGCGGTGTGACGGCCGCCGCGACGAGCGGGCAATGGCCGAAACGATGGGGATGCCTGTCGGCAATTCAATCTGTGGGAAGTGTAGGGGAATTCCCCGCCAGCGGCAGGCCGGCTCACCGCACCGATCGACGCCTCGGCTCCGGATGCCGTTCGCACGACCTATTCAAGATGCCGAGACGTCGACAAAGTTCATTATGCGCGATTCGATCCGATCGGCCGCCTGGGCATCCATCGCCTCCCAGTTGGGCGCCGAACGCAGCCAGGTGCGCTGGCGCTTGGCCAAT harbors:
- the hfq gene encoding RNA chaperone Hfq is translated as MAKSQSLQEPFLNTLRREHIPVSIYLRNGIKLQGQIDSFDNFVVLLKNNVSQLVYKHAISTIVPTRPVNIDPEPKGEGRDGGGDE